In Dyadobacter sp. CECT 9275, the following proteins share a genomic window:
- a CDS encoding polysaccharide deacetylase family protein — translation MLIKNLVIPRWLCYVLMIVYSQSTIAQTKNTYAEKLGWPKGTKVVIFHVDDAGMSYSSNRGAIRSIEEGVATSVSIMMPCSWAASFGKYVLKNPSVDAGLHLTLTSEWQDYRWPPLNGISHSPGLVDNDGCMWHTVEQVVKNANPDMVEQEIRAQVERALKMGLKPTHLDSHMGTLFAHVPFLERYIKIGIEYKIPVMFPGGNNTLLKDCLQYPMIKKLKAEGKWQEGMKLPDLDLLKQSTSVGEMIWKAGLPVLDDLHTMSGDWRPEGSNVPAADWGKYKAKKWMEALEKMQPGVAMLIVHSSDITEEFKYISGSGGSRYADMLSMMDPDLKAYIKSNGIVLTTWKELMERRQKIK, via the coding sequence ATGCTTATTAAAAATCTGGTTATCCCCCGCTGGTTATGCTACGTCCTGATGATCGTTTATTCTCAAAGTACCATAGCCCAAACCAAGAATACCTATGCCGAAAAACTAGGCTGGCCTAAAGGGACCAAAGTGGTTATCTTCCATGTGGATGATGCCGGAATGTCCTATTCGTCCAACCGCGGTGCCATCCGGTCCATAGAAGAAGGAGTGGCCACCTCGGTCAGTATCATGATGCCCTGCTCCTGGGCGGCAAGTTTTGGCAAATATGTTCTGAAAAATCCATCCGTGGATGCTGGTCTTCATCTCACGCTTACCTCCGAATGGCAGGATTACCGCTGGCCACCGCTGAATGGCATAAGCCATTCCCCAGGGCTGGTAGATAACGATGGATGTATGTGGCATACCGTGGAGCAAGTAGTTAAAAATGCCAACCCCGATATGGTCGAGCAGGAAATTCGGGCGCAGGTGGAACGGGCTCTAAAAATGGGGCTGAAACCTACGCACCTGGACTCGCACATGGGTACACTATTTGCGCACGTGCCTTTTCTTGAAAGATATATCAAAATAGGTATCGAATACAAGATCCCTGTGATGTTCCCAGGCGGAAACAATACCCTTCTGAAAGATTGCCTCCAGTATCCGATGATCAAAAAACTGAAAGCGGAAGGAAAATGGCAGGAAGGCATGAAACTCCCCGACCTTGACCTGCTCAAACAATCCACATCTGTTGGTGAAATGATATGGAAAGCGGGCCTGCCTGTACTGGATGATTTGCATACCATGAGCGGCGACTGGCGGCCGGAAGGAAGCAATGTTCCTGCTGCTGACTGGGGGAAATATAAAGCAAAGAAATGGATGGAAGCGCTGGAAAAAATGCAGCCCGGAGTAGCCATGCTGATCGTCCATAGCAGTGATATTACCGAGGAATTCAAATATATAAGCGGTTCCGGCGGATCACGCTATGCGGATATGTTATCCATGATGGATCCCGACCTTAAGGCTTATATCAAGTCAAATGGTATTGTACTGACTACCTGGAAAGAGCTGATGGAGAGGAGACAGAAAATCAAGTAG
- a CDS encoding PfkB family carbohydrate kinase, with protein MNQQKLTSIVEKISNVRIAVYGDFCLDAYWLMDNRASEVSVETGLFTEVVGTHYYTPGGAGNVVANLAALNPASIKAIGTIGNDLYGRELTAQLQAFGADTSSLFIQSGKFETYTYLKRLVDGKEEPRIDFGAYNERSDETDAKLLAAIEEALLEYDALIFNQQVTGSINNEAFITAVNALFAKYPDKIVMLDSRHFNGHFTNTYRKVNDREISSLAGFPVSPDAVVAIKDVKIYGAQVFEQSGKPVFATCGERGIIAFDAEGSHQIHGLQLKGKLDTVGAGDTTISAITLCLAAGFEPKDAAAFGNFAAGVTVQKLFTTGTASAEEILKIGEEPDYIYNADLAVNERGAVYLPETEFEICAPEVLEKLGHIKYAVFDHDGTISSLRQGWEEIMEPVMMKSILGEQYDTIDSGTFEKLTVTVKEFIQKTTGIQTIYQMEGLVNLVREFGFVPEDKILDKFQYKEIYNDGLMEMVNVRMAKLLSGELGQEDYTMKGAVAFLHALKERGVTMYLASGTDVDDVRHEAETLGYAELFNGGIYGALRDYTKFSKKMIIEKIIRENNLNGNELAVFGDGPDEIREGRRAGGISVGITSDEVQRFGHNPAKRPRLVKAGAQLLIPDFSQYKKLVSLLFQEDVNFADA; from the coding sequence ATGAATCAGCAAAAACTCACAAGTATCGTTGAGAAAATCTCAAACGTCAGGATCGCAGTTTATGGAGACTTCTGTCTGGACGCCTATTGGCTGATGGACAACAGGGCCTCAGAAGTATCGGTCGAAACCGGACTTTTTACCGAAGTAGTCGGTACGCATTATTATACACCCGGTGGAGCAGGAAACGTGGTGGCTAATCTTGCGGCGCTAAATCCTGCATCTATTAAAGCCATTGGAACAATTGGTAACGACCTTTACGGCAGGGAGCTCACGGCTCAGCTTCAGGCTTTCGGTGCCGACACCTCTTCTCTTTTCATTCAATCCGGAAAGTTTGAGACCTATACCTATCTGAAAAGACTTGTAGATGGCAAAGAGGAACCCAGGATTGACTTCGGTGCATACAACGAAAGGAGTGATGAAACAGATGCCAAATTGCTGGCGGCCATTGAGGAGGCGCTCCTCGAATACGATGCATTGATATTCAACCAGCAGGTTACGGGAAGTATCAATAACGAAGCGTTTATAACAGCAGTCAATGCACTTTTTGCCAAGTATCCCGACAAGATCGTGATGCTGGACTCCCGTCATTTCAACGGACATTTCACAAATACCTACCGTAAGGTCAACGATCGTGAAATTTCATCGCTGGCCGGCTTCCCCGTTTCGCCCGACGCTGTGGTGGCTATTAAAGATGTAAAAATATACGGAGCTCAGGTGTTTGAGCAAAGCGGCAAGCCTGTTTTTGCAACTTGTGGCGAAAGAGGTATCATCGCATTTGATGCAGAAGGAAGCCATCAGATCCACGGGCTGCAACTGAAAGGCAAGCTGGATACCGTGGGTGCCGGAGATACCACCATCAGTGCAATTACCTTATGCCTTGCTGCTGGTTTCGAGCCGAAAGATGCTGCAGCATTCGGAAACTTTGCGGCAGGTGTTACCGTACAGAAATTGTTTACCACAGGAACTGCAAGCGCCGAAGAAATACTTAAGATTGGCGAGGAACCCGATTACATCTACAATGCCGACCTGGCGGTGAATGAACGCGGAGCAGTTTACCTGCCCGAAACCGAATTTGAGATTTGTGCTCCGGAGGTTCTGGAAAAACTCGGACATATTAAATATGCAGTCTTTGATCATGACGGAACGATCAGTTCTCTCCGCCAGGGCTGGGAGGAGATCATGGAGCCGGTCATGATGAAATCTATCCTGGGAGAACAATACGATACTATAGATAGCGGTACCTTCGAAAAACTGACAGTAACGGTGAAGGAATTTATCCAGAAAACCACGGGTATCCAGACGATCTACCAAATGGAAGGCCTGGTGAACCTGGTCCGCGAATTTGGATTTGTGCCGGAAGACAAAATCCTGGATAAATTTCAATACAAAGAAATTTACAACGACGGCCTGATGGAAATGGTGAACGTACGCATGGCGAAGCTGCTATCCGGCGAGCTGGGCCAGGAAGATTATACCATGAAGGGCGCAGTTGCATTCCTTCATGCTTTAAAAGAACGTGGCGTTACCATGTACCTCGCCAGCGGTACCGATGTGGATGATGTAAGACATGAAGCAGAGACGCTGGGTTACGCAGAATTGTTCAATGGCGGAATTTACGGTGCTTTAAGAGATTATACCAAATTCTCTAAAAAGATGATCATCGAAAAAATCATTCGTGAAAACAACCTGAATGGCAACGAACTCGCCGTTTTTGGCGACGGTCCCGACGAAATCCGTGAAGGACGCCGGGCAGGCGGGATCTCCGTGGGTATCACTTCCGACGAAGTCCAACGCTTTGGCCACAATCCAGCCAAACGCCCTCGTCTGGTAAAAGCAGGCGCTCAGCTGCTCATCCCCGACTTCTCGCAATACAAGAAACTGGTATCCCTTTTGTTTCAGGAAGATGTAAACTTTGCTGATGCATGA
- the yidD gene encoding membrane protein insertion efficiency factor YidD, giving the protein MKFLLIGLVRIYQGVLSPYLPNSCRYTPTCSQYMIEAVQKHGFFKGGWLGLKRFSRCHPWGGHGHDPVP; this is encoded by the coding sequence ATGAAATTTTTACTCATCGGGCTGGTCCGGATTTATCAGGGTGTACTGTCGCCGTACCTGCCCAATTCGTGCCGTTACACTCCTACCTGTTCGCAGTATATGATCGAAGCAGTTCAGAAGCACGGGTTTTTCAAAGGAGGATGGCTGGGCCTGAAACGTTTTTCGAGGTGCCATCCGTGGGGTGGGCACGGTCATGATCCTGTCCCTTGA
- a CDS encoding ligand-binding sensor domain-containing protein, with product MILKTGKNLPFYMLVLTLVGGCSRNQKSTPYQDSAFWQEYHEAYPVGSTVPENDVRDIAVDGQSNIWIASAAGVYQKNNHAPVWRQVPAGETAGPAYAVHVAANHDIWVGNWKGLYRYQNQKLEKVTGPEGPVSLICSTPNTVFALGPDGLWASKGTGFVKIEAALPGSVRDITASPDGGLWIATDVGLYYWSEKESRHFYKTNDIISGYTKGVAFDHQGKLWVGGLGGVTIRNSEGKEKVLLPKDGVPSVFVTRIRRAPDSTMWVGSQTGVVRYRPDGSHSLRFSRRWLLDDHVNAIAFDTDGTAWIATPNGVSAIRKKKFTLAQKNDYFMDVLMKRHIRAPWIAGQAHLVIPGDTTSWKPEDDDNDGEYTGNYLAMESFRYAATKSPEARENAKKAFGFLKFLQEVTDTDGFFARTVVPANWTGLHDENRTYTPIELAEERVKEPRFKPVEMRWRKSKDGKWLWKGDTSSDEMCGHMFGYYFYYTLVADEAEKKVIAAHIGRIVDHLMKHNYNMTDIDGKHTRWSVWSPDDLNRNPEWVPDRNQNSMELLTFLKLAYHTTGNQKYEKEYRRLIEKEHYLQNMSEVTMQNPAWFIYFDVVLQAYLYPILMKCEQDPELLKFYSNHLDKWFDKRRADHNPLINFIYNYSQNKKEETAHSVDFLIDTPLDLVDWPIDHRKREDIKIVRAPSLEEEQLGELQPASIRMTVRWDKNPWTLAGGNPQVEREPVFWLLPYWMGKYLKLIE from the coding sequence ATGATCCTCAAAACTGGTAAAAATCTGCCCTTTTACATGCTTGTTCTGACGCTCGTGGGCGGTTGCTCAAGGAATCAGAAAAGTACTCCTTATCAGGATTCCGCCTTTTGGCAGGAATATCATGAGGCTTATCCCGTTGGCAGTACCGTGCCGGAAAATGATGTGAGGGATATAGCCGTTGACGGGCAGTCCAATATCTGGATTGCTTCGGCCGCAGGTGTTTACCAAAAAAATAATCATGCGCCAGTATGGAGGCAGGTCCCGGCGGGTGAAACCGCCGGACCTGCCTATGCCGTTCATGTTGCAGCCAATCATGATATATGGGTTGGTAACTGGAAGGGATTGTACCGGTACCAAAACCAGAAACTGGAGAAAGTGACAGGACCGGAAGGTCCTGTTTCGCTTATCTGCTCCACTCCAAACACCGTTTTTGCGCTGGGCCCGGATGGCCTTTGGGCCAGCAAAGGTACTGGCTTTGTAAAAATCGAGGCAGCATTACCGGGCTCGGTAAGAGATATTACGGCTTCACCTGACGGCGGATTGTGGATCGCTACTGACGTAGGGCTTTACTATTGGTCGGAGAAGGAAAGCAGGCATTTTTACAAAACCAATGATATCATCAGTGGTTACACCAAAGGGGTAGCTTTTGATCATCAGGGAAAACTCTGGGTAGGTGGCCTCGGCGGAGTAACCATCCGAAACAGTGAAGGCAAAGAAAAAGTGCTGCTCCCAAAGGACGGAGTTCCGTCCGTATTTGTTACCAGGATCAGGCGTGCACCGGATAGTACCATGTGGGTGGGCAGCCAGACTGGCGTGGTGAGGTACCGCCCCGATGGCAGCCATTCGTTACGCTTTTCAAGGCGCTGGCTACTGGACGACCATGTGAACGCTATCGCATTTGACACCGACGGCACAGCCTGGATAGCCACTCCGAATGGCGTAAGCGCCATCCGGAAGAAGAAATTTACATTGGCACAAAAAAATGATTACTTCATGGATGTGCTGATGAAAAGGCATATCCGCGCTCCATGGATTGCAGGGCAGGCACATCTGGTCATTCCTGGGGATACTACTTCGTGGAAACCGGAAGATGACGATAACGACGGTGAATACACCGGCAACTACCTGGCCATGGAAAGCTTCCGCTACGCCGCCACCAAAAGCCCCGAAGCCCGCGAGAATGCGAAAAAAGCGTTTGGCTTCCTGAAATTTTTACAGGAAGTTACCGATACTGACGGCTTCTTTGCCCGCACCGTTGTCCCTGCCAACTGGACCGGCCTCCATGACGAAAACCGCACTTATACACCCATAGAATTAGCTGAAGAGCGCGTGAAAGAACCCAGGTTTAAACCAGTCGAAATGCGCTGGCGAAAATCCAAAGATGGCAAATGGCTCTGGAAAGGGGATACCAGCAGTGACGAAATGTGCGGCCACATGTTTGGGTACTACTTCTACTATACCCTTGTGGCAGACGAAGCAGAGAAAAAAGTCATAGCTGCCCACATAGGCCGTATCGTGGACCACCTCATGAAGCATAACTACAACATGACCGACATCGACGGGAAGCATACGCGCTGGTCGGTATGGTCACCCGACGACCTTAACCGTAACCCGGAATGGGTGCCCGACAGGAATCAGAATTCTATGGAACTTCTGACCTTTCTTAAACTGGCCTATCACACGACGGGAAATCAGAAATACGAAAAGGAATACCGAAGGCTCATCGAAAAAGAACATTACCTGCAGAATATGAGCGAGGTAACTATGCAGAACCCCGCCTGGTTTATTTACTTCGATGTAGTATTACAGGCATACCTGTATCCCATCCTGATGAAATGTGAACAAGATCCTGAACTGCTCAAATTCTATTCAAACCATCTGGATAAATGGTTTGATAAAAGAAGAGCAGATCATAATCCGCTGATCAACTTTATTTACAACTATTCTCAGAACAAAAAAGAAGAAACCGCCCATTCGGTTGACTTCCTGATAGACACCCCGCTGGACCTTGTGGACTGGCCCATCGATCACCGTAAACGGGAGGATATTAAAATAGTGCGCGCACCCTCTCTGGAAGAAGAACAGCTTGGCGAGCTTCAGCCGGCAAGTATCCGCATGACCGTGCGCTGGGATAAAAATCCCTGGACACTGGCAGGTGGAAATCCGCAGGTTGAACGCGAGCCTGTCTTCTGGCTTTTGCCTTACTGGATGGGGAAATATCTTAAATTGATCGAATAA
- a CDS encoding Uma2 family endonuclease, whose amino-acid sequence MEAIVEKLYTLEEYFSFSESHEGRFEFVNGEIVEMSGESVTANQIAGNISYYLRGYLEEQPYIFVQNAVKLQVEAGKIFRIPDF is encoded by the coding sequence ATGGAAGCTATCGTCGAAAAACTTTATACTCTGGAAGAATACTTTTCCTTCAGTGAATCGCATGAAGGACGATTTGAATTTGTAAACGGAGAAATAGTTGAGATGTCGGGAGAATCAGTTACTGCTAATCAGATTGCGGGAAATATTTCTTACTACCTGCGCGGATATCTGGAGGAACAGCCATATATCTTCGTACAGAATGCGGTAAAATTGCAGGTTGAGGCAGGTAAAATTTTCCGGATCCCCGATTTTTAA
- a CDS encoding DUF3748 domain-containing protein, with product MEEKQLTHDLSYHHDLDNNDNFSPDGRWLVYDTRTDDGGIAESAKIERVNIETGAIEVLYAHKDNNVWGPGAGAVSYSPVENSVVFIHGLLNSSKENPYQQWRRTGVIVKDDNPGTPIYMDARDVTFPFTPGALRGGTHRHEYSGDGQWIGYTYNDAILKALEDSTGVKRNLRTMGVSKNVKAVKVDENGENISGEWFSALVVRVVPEPAPGSDDISQAASDSWVGKKGYQKPDGSWQMARAFLGATRNEKGETVLEVYVVDIPDDITQPGPYGPLEGTATEFPMPPKGTVQRRLTFTAKSGHPGCAGIVRSSPDGKLLSYLAKDEKGIQQIFLISPFGGTPRQLTEHDSNVSGSIRWHPDGQHVSYIHKGSIQICALGDEPFEKRVQVLTAPSTPAPTNMVWSPDGKTIAFNKLVKGEDAQGGSQQVFVKKVTIK from the coding sequence ATGGAGGAAAAACAGCTTACCCATGACCTGAGCTACCATCACGACCTGGACAATAATGATAACTTTTCCCCGGATGGCCGCTGGCTTGTGTATGATACCCGTACGGATGACGGCGGGATTGCTGAATCGGCAAAAATAGAGCGAGTGAATATTGAAACCGGTGCGATAGAAGTTTTGTATGCGCATAAGGACAATAACGTCTGGGGCCCCGGCGCCGGGGCTGTGAGTTACAGCCCGGTCGAAAATTCCGTGGTTTTTATACATGGTTTACTGAACAGCTCTAAGGAAAATCCATACCAGCAATGGCGCCGCACGGGTGTGATCGTGAAGGATGACAACCCAGGTACACCTATCTATATGGACGCCCGCGACGTGACTTTTCCTTTTACGCCCGGTGCGCTGCGCGGCGGGACGCACCGTCACGAATACAGCGGGGACGGCCAGTGGATCGGGTATACCTACAATGATGCAATTCTGAAGGCCCTGGAAGATTCAACCGGCGTCAAAAGAAATTTAAGGACGATGGGTGTTTCCAAAAATGTGAAGGCTGTTAAGGTGGATGAAAACGGTGAGAACATTTCAGGTGAATGGTTCAGTGCATTGGTGGTTCGGGTAGTCCCCGAACCTGCCCCGGGAAGTGATGACATCAGCCAGGCAGCCAGTGATAGCTGGGTGGGAAAAAAAGGCTATCAGAAACCCGATGGAAGCTGGCAAATGGCACGTGCATTCCTGGGTGCCACCAGAAATGAAAAAGGAGAAACGGTACTGGAAGTATATGTGGTTGACATTCCGGACGATATCACCCAACCAGGCCCATACGGTCCGCTGGAAGGTACAGCCACTGAGTTTCCGATGCCCCCAAAAGGTACGGTTCAGCGTCGGCTGACCTTCACCGCCAAATCCGGCCACCCGGGCTGTGCAGGCATTGTACGGTCTTCCCCGGACGGAAAATTGCTCTCCTACCTGGCCAAAGATGAAAAAGGTATCCAACAGATATTCCTGATTTCGCCTTTTGGCGGTACGCCACGGCAACTGACTGAACACGATTCTAACGTTAGCGGGAGCATACGCTGGCATCCTGATGGACAGCACGTCAGTTACATCCACAAAGGCAGTATTCAGATTTGCGCGTTGGGAGACGAACCTTTTGAAAAGCGGGTACAGGTACTAACGGCACCTTCAACTCCTGCTCCCACAAACATGGTATGGTCACCGGACGGAAAGACCATTGCCTTTAACAAACTGGTTAAAGGAGAAGATGCGCAGGGGGGATCTCAGCAGGTATTTGTGAAGAAGGTTACGATTAAGTAA
- a CDS encoding sialidase family protein has translation MRISFFCFLSFYLLFSFFAIGQSPEIIQESIIFPQQKQHVHGSSLVSLPNGDFLVAWFQGSGERQADDVRIMGARLKKGKKAWSEPFLMADTPNIPDCNPVLFLNKSGKLFLVWIAVQANLWEQSILRFRTSTNYTKAGAPVWSWQDNILLKPDHRFPEELEKKFKDLPEHHTGWAGYAPKYDKMIIEAGKDAPKRSIGWMTRIKPTQLKSGRIILPLYSDGFNLSLMALSDDDGETWRPSLPVVGRGPIQPAIAKRKNGNLVAYMRDSGDEPTRVHMSESVDEGETWTATEKLDIPNTASVELLTLADGRWAFLGNDIDDGRYRLSLFISDDEGETWKWKTKIEDHKPNEGGYSYPSLIQTADGLLHMTYSHHSEKDKKSIKYVVVNPGKLAKTK, from the coding sequence ATGCGAATATCCTTTTTCTGCTTCCTGAGTTTTTACCTGCTCTTTTCATTTTTTGCAATAGGACAAAGCCCGGAAATCATTCAGGAATCAATCATTTTCCCCCAACAAAAACAACACGTTCACGGAAGCAGCCTTGTCAGCCTGCCCAATGGCGACTTCCTGGTAGCCTGGTTTCAGGGAAGTGGTGAAAGGCAGGCCGATGATGTACGCATTATGGGAGCGAGGCTCAAAAAAGGTAAAAAGGCATGGAGTGAACCATTTCTGATGGCAGATACTCCGAATATCCCTGATTGCAATCCGGTTTTGTTTCTTAACAAATCCGGCAAGTTATTCCTGGTATGGATAGCAGTGCAGGCCAATCTCTGGGAACAGTCTATCCTGCGTTTCCGGACTTCAACCAATTACACCAAAGCCGGCGCACCCGTCTGGAGCTGGCAGGACAATATACTGCTGAAACCCGATCATCGTTTTCCGGAAGAGCTTGAAAAAAAGTTCAAGGACCTTCCCGAACATCACACTGGCTGGGCCGGTTATGCCCCAAAGTATGATAAAATGATCATTGAAGCGGGCAAGGACGCCCCAAAACGAAGTATCGGCTGGATGACCAGAATAAAACCAACCCAGTTGAAATCCGGGCGAATTATTCTGCCATTATACTCCGACGGCTTTAACTTATCGCTCATGGCCCTTTCAGACGATGACGGCGAAACCTGGCGGCCAAGCCTGCCGGTGGTGGGCCGCGGGCCCATACAGCCCGCCATTGCCAAACGTAAAAATGGAAACCTGGTAGCCTACATGCGCGACAGCGGGGATGAACCCACCCGTGTGCACATGAGCGAGTCGGTGGATGAGGGAGAAACCTGGACCGCCACCGAAAAGCTGGATATTCCTAATACTGCCAGCGTGGAACTATTGACCCTTGCCGACGGCCGCTGGGCCTTTCTGGGAAATGATATTGATGACGGCAGGTACCGGTTAAGTCTCTTTATTTCTGACGATGAAGGTGAAACCTGGAAATGGAAAACCAAAATCGAAGATCATAAACCAAACGAAGGCGGCTACTCTTACCCATCGCTGATACAAACCGCAGACGGGCTTTTACACATGACCTACTCCCACCATTCCGAAAAAGACAAAAAGTCGATCAAGTACGTAGTAGTGAATCCGGGGAAACTGGCTAAAACGAAATAA
- a CDS encoding PDDEXK family nuclease: MISKITEKTDRITKLNEYRLLPSLQYYLVAEQESCFVGVYTREGDRWYVEFYEKPEDKIPLPFFGLELPLASIYRKIDFQPEH; this comes from the coding sequence GTGATTTCAAAAATTACTGAAAAAACGGACCGCATTACTAAGTTAAACGAATACCGACTTTTGCCATCCCTGCAGTATTATCTTGTGGCAGAACAGGAAAGCTGTTTTGTGGGGGTATACACAAGGGAAGGGGACCGCTGGTATGTCGAGTTTTACGAAAAACCTGAAGACAAAATTCCCCTTCCTTTTTTCGGCCTGGAATTACCGCTCGCTTCTATATATCGAAAAATAGATTTTCAGCCTGAGCACTGA
- a CDS encoding sigma-70 family RNA polymerase sigma factor, whose translation MACPDENTLRKVTLGDEAAFAQLYNYYKNPALRFSISLLKDEEEAENMTQDLFLKIWMRRAQIKPDQNFSSYLFTCLRNMAFDHFKKMEKSEQMRMHYMDMMKAYAEDEKEEKERRLNMVQTAVDSLSVKRKMILRLNIEEGKSYQEIAEFLRISKNTVKNQLVKAKQLLRDKVDFAVG comes from the coding sequence GTGGCCTGTCCTGACGAAAACACCCTAAGAAAAGTAACGCTGGGCGATGAAGCAGCCTTTGCCCAACTTTACAATTATTACAAAAATCCTGCTTTGAGGTTCTCCATTTCCTTACTAAAGGATGAAGAGGAGGCCGAGAATATGACCCAGGATCTTTTCCTGAAGATATGGATGCGACGTGCACAGATCAAGCCGGACCAGAACTTCAGTTCTTATCTGTTTACCTGCCTTCGTAACATGGCCTTTGACCATTTCAAGAAAATGGAGAAAAGCGAGCAAATGCGAATGCACTATATGGATATGATGAAGGCTTATGCCGAAGATGAAAAGGAAGAAAAGGAAAGAAGGCTTAACATGGTGCAAACAGCTGTTGACTCGCTTTCGGTCAAGCGCAAAATGATACTGAGGCTTAATATTGAAGAAGGGAAATCATATCAGGAAATTGCTGAATTTCTGAGGATTTCTAAAAATACGGTTAAAAATCAGCTGGTGAAGGCAAAACAACTGCTAAGAGACAAAGTGGATTTTGCAGTAGGCTGA
- the lgt gene encoding prolipoprotein diacylglyceryl transferase has translation MISYILWDVNPEIFTIPEIAGFGPFPVRWYGLLFAAGFLIGQQIMIHIFKKEGKSLDDIDALTLYMVIATVVGARVGHFLFYQPEILFKNPLEVILPPYAGLASHGAVIGIVTGLWLYARSRKSSGQTFFWVADRMVITVALAGAFIRFGNLMNSEIVGRYTDVPWGFIFMKNTEFTKIPRHPAQLYESISCFILFFVLLALWNKYKTQTPRGLLVGVFFVWVFTLRFFYEFLKENQEAFEANYPLNMGQILSIPVVLLGIYFIVQSRKPLPQSGGK, from the coding sequence ATGATTTCCTATATACTTTGGGATGTAAATCCCGAAATCTTTACAATTCCTGAAATTGCAGGTTTTGGCCCTTTTCCTGTCAGATGGTACGGTCTTCTTTTCGCTGCAGGTTTTTTGATAGGCCAGCAAATCATGATTCATATTTTCAAAAAGGAGGGTAAGTCTCTGGACGATATTGATGCGCTGACGTTGTATATGGTAATTGCAACAGTGGTGGGTGCACGCGTAGGACACTTTCTTTTTTATCAGCCCGAAATTTTATTCAAAAACCCTCTCGAAGTAATATTGCCTCCCTATGCCGGGCTTGCTAGCCATGGCGCTGTCATCGGCATTGTTACAGGACTTTGGTTGTATGCGCGTTCAAGAAAGAGTTCAGGACAAACGTTTTTCTGGGTTGCGGACCGTATGGTTATCACCGTAGCCCTGGCAGGGGCTTTTATCCGGTTCGGAAACCTGATGAACTCTGAAATAGTAGGCCGCTACACCGACGTTCCCTGGGGGTTCATTTTTATGAAAAATACCGAATTCACTAAAATTCCACGCCACCCCGCACAGCTTTACGAATCCATATCCTGCTTCATTCTTTTCTTTGTGCTGCTTGCACTCTGGAATAAATACAAAACCCAAACACCCCGCGGTTTGCTGGTTGGTGTGTTTTTTGTCTGGGTATTTACTCTAAGATTTTTCTATGAATTCCTTAAGGAAAACCAGGAAGCATTTGAAGCCAATTATCCGCTCAACATGGGGCAGATACTAAGTATCCCCGTAGTACTGCTGGGGATCTATTTTATCGTTCAGTCCAGGAAACCGCTTCCGCAAAGCGGCGGCAAATAA